The Bacteroidota bacterium genome includes a window with the following:
- a CDS encoding U32 family peptidase: MDILAPAGSYESLRAAIQAGANSVYFGIDKLNMRSRSSMNFTLADLAEISIICRDNGVKSYITLNTVMYEEDLAVMREIVDAAISHHIDAIIASDQAVINYVHGKNIALHLSTQINISNIESVKFYANFAEVVVLARELSLDQIKTISSEISSQNICGPSGKHIRVEVFGHGALCMAVSGKCFLSEHMHHASANRGACYQVCRREFQVKDDKGEELKLENNYILSPKDLCTIGFLDQIVEAGVSVLKIEGRGRSPEYVKTVVSAYRQAEEAIASGSYTKELAEELTIRLGQVFNRGFWEGHYLGDKMSNWNTNIHGSKATHRKEYAGKGVKYFKKIKVAEFLLESGVLSVGETIIITGPTTGVIEFVVQDLWFDDKSVSRVTKGDRFSIKMEQTIRASDKLYRLLKADR, translated from the coding sequence ATGGATATACTTGCACCTGCAGGATCGTATGAATCACTAAGAGCCGCCATACAAGCTGGTGCCAATTCTGTGTACTTTGGAATTGATAAGCTGAATATGCGTTCGCGTTCAAGCATGAATTTTACGCTAGCCGACCTTGCAGAAATTTCCATAATTTGTCGAGACAATGGGGTTAAGTCATACATAACATTAAATACCGTAATGTATGAAGAAGATCTTGCTGTTATGCGCGAAATTGTCGATGCTGCTATTTCGCATCACATAGATGCAATTATTGCATCTGATCAAGCGGTGATTAATTATGTTCATGGAAAAAACATTGCCCTTCACCTTTCTACACAAATTAATATTTCAAACATTGAATCTGTAAAGTTTTATGCGAATTTTGCCGAGGTCGTTGTGCTTGCGAGAGAATTAAGTCTTGATCAAATAAAAACAATCAGCTCAGAAATATCATCACAAAATATTTGCGGGCCATCGGGTAAGCACATTCGTGTAGAGGTTTTTGGTCATGGCGCTTTATGCATGGCTGTTTCTGGAAAATGCTTTCTAAGCGAACACATGCATCATGCTTCGGCCAATCGGGGTGCATGCTATCAGGTATGCCGAAGAGAATTTCAGGTGAAAGACGACAAGGGCGAAGAGCTCAAGCTTGAAAATAATTACATCTTGTCGCCAAAAGATTTGTGTACCATTGGGTTTTTAGATCAGATTGTTGAGGCTGGTGTTTCTGTTCTCAAAATAGAAGGGCGGGGTCGTTCGCCCGAGTATGTTAAAACTGTTGTTTCTGCCTATCGACAAGCCGAAGAAGCGATAGCTTCAGGATCATATACAAAGGAGCTGGCAGAAGAGTTAACGATAAGATTGGGTCAGGTTTTTAATCGCGGCTTCTGGGAAGGACATTACTTGGGAGACAAAATGTCGAATTGGAATACAAATATCCATGGATCAAAAGCAACACACAGAAAGGAATATGCAGGCAAAGGAGTTAAGTACTTTAAAAAAATAAAAGTAGCCGAGTTTCTTTTAGAGAGTGGCGTCTTAAGTGTCGGGGAAACGATTATTATCACCGGACCAACCACAGGGGTTATCGAGTTTGTTGTTCAGGATTTGTGGTTTGACGACAAAAGTGTTTCACGTGTAACAAAAGGTGATCGCTTTTCCATAAAAATGGAACAAACAATTCGGGCTTCTGATAAATTATATCGCTTGTTAAAAGCCGATCGCTAA
- a CDS encoding Ig-like domain-containing protein produces the protein MIKSHFLYVLFLFLLGSCAIQSNPGGGPVDKSPPIVLEETPPNGSIWFTEKEIAVRMNEYVMLKSAAQELIISPPLDETPDVNLKGKTVLIKLKEELADSTTYTIQFGNAIADITEGNVLKDYQYVFSTGGEIDSLGLTGHIFDSYSKEAVEDIKILIYQSENDSGIFKEKPRYFARSNKAGEFRFQNMRAGKYQLFGIEDLNRNYYYDPGERIAFWGQDIILQSDTQGFQLQLFTNSAGKLKLIGSEGVKPGKSVFYFNKTYKDGEISLLNPQEGDSLFFASNSEKDTIYAWTNRENPDTNQFRVKVGYAKYDTITVRYKNLKESSKPSIDVFKRNDYYGLSSKIYIRSSEPIIFIDTSRIIIYEDSNVVSKRFSFKRNEDNPLLINISENFGPGKNYRIYINKNSFRGTSGRNNDSILINFMIRGETDLGAIAIKLMPSELRKDKSLIVELLNSRKKTVRRETILGDGEKEVGFKNLVPGNYSFRFILDANNNGHWDSGNIEDRIQPEGVYYLNQKVELKANWEILDLKFYLPEN, from the coding sequence ATGATAAAAAGCCACTTTCTATACGTTTTATTTCTTTTCCTACTTGGATCATGCGCAATTCAAAGCAATCCGGGAGGAGGACCTGTTGACAAAAGTCCACCAATCGTTTTGGAAGAAACACCTCCCAATGGTAGTATTTGGTTTACAGAAAAGGAAATAGCAGTTCGAATGAATGAGTATGTAATGCTTAAAAGCGCTGCTCAGGAGCTTATCATAAGCCCTCCTTTAGATGAAACACCTGATGTAAACCTGAAAGGAAAAACAGTGTTAATTAAATTAAAAGAGGAACTTGCCGACAGCACCACTTATACAATTCAATTCGGAAATGCTATAGCAGATATCACTGAGGGAAATGTTTTAAAGGATTATCAGTATGTTTTTTCAACAGGAGGAGAAATCGACTCCTTGGGTCTTACGGGTCACATTTTTGATTCTTATTCAAAAGAGGCAGTTGAAGATATTAAGATATTAATTTATCAGTCAGAAAATGATAGTGGGATTTTTAAAGAAAAACCAAGGTATTTTGCCCGCTCAAACAAGGCTGGTGAGTTTAGGTTTCAGAACATGCGGGCGGGTAAGTATCAGCTTTTTGGTATTGAAGACCTGAACAGAAACTATTATTACGACCCAGGAGAGCGGATTGCTTTTTGGGGACAAGACATTATTCTTCAAAGTGACACTCAAGGCTTTCAGCTACAGTTATTTACTAATAGTGCAGGCAAGCTTAAGCTGATTGGATCGGAAGGAGTAAAGCCCGGAAAGTCAGTGTTTTATTTTAACAAAACCTATAAAGATGGGGAAATTTCTTTGCTCAATCCTCAAGAGGGGGATAGCCTGTTTTTTGCAAGTAATAGTGAAAAAGACACCATTTATGCCTGGACAAACAGAGAAAATCCAGATACCAACCAATTCAGGGTTAAGGTGGGTTATGCAAAATACGACACCATTACAGTTCGATACAAAAACCTCAAAGAGAGCAGCAAGCCCAGCATTGATGTCTTCAAAAGAAACGACTATTATGGTTTAAGCAGCAAAATTTATATAAGAAGCAGCGAGCCCATCATTTTTATTGATACGAGTAGAATTATTATTTATGAGGACAGCAATGTAGTAAGCAAGCGTTTTTCTTTCAAAAGAAATGAAGACAATCCGCTACTTATTAATATTTCCGAGAATTTTGGTCCAGGAAAGAACTATCGTATTTATATCAATAAAAACAGTTTTCGTGGAACATCGGGTAGGAATAACGATTCAATTCTAATTAATTTCATGATAAGGGGCGAAACAGATCTTGGGGCAATTGCCATCAAGCTGATGCCATCAGAATTGCGGAAAGATAAAAGCCTGATTGTAGAGCTTCTTAATTCCAGAAAGAAAACGGTTAGAAGAGAAACGATATTGGGAGATGGCGAAAAAGAGGTTGGTTTTAAAAACCTAGTTCCGGGCAACTATAGCTTTCGTTTTATTCTTGATGCAAACAATAATGGACATTGGGACAGTGGAAATATTGAAGACCGCATCCAACCGGAAGGCGTTTATTATTTAAATCAAAAAGTGGAGTTGAAGGCAAACTGGGAAATTCTGGATCTTAAGTTTTACTTGCCCGAAAATTAG
- the mnmG gene encoding tRNA uridine-5-carboxymethylaminomethyl(34) synthesis enzyme MnmG yields the protein MLDNYDIIVVGGGHAGAEAAAAAANLGAKTLLITLNMQNIAQMSCNPAMGGVAKGQVVREIDALGGYSGIVADKSAIQFRMLNRSKGPAMWSPRTQNDRTLFTIEWRKILESLPNLDFWQDMVVDVIVKGDRVIGVKTQMGLEIFSKAVVLSNGTFLNGKIHIGSNQQSGGRIGEFASIGLSEKIHDFGFEMGRMKTGTPVRVDGRSIDFSKLEEQGGDENPGKFSYSNSTSPLTKQRSCFIAYTNEESHDALRSGFGESPMFTDRIKGVGPRYCPSIEDKINRFTDRNRHQLFVEPEGWDTIEYYINGFSSSLPDHIQLKALRLVEGFENAKIFRPGYAIEYDYFAPTQLKNTLESKIIENLYFTGQINGTTGYEEAAAQGLMAGINAALKIKDEGPFVLGRSEAYIGVLIDDLVTKGTEEPYRLFTSRAEFRILLRQDNADIRLTKRSNQIGLASNDSLERVLKKEKSVDSIKAFFTEQGASLEELNSAIINRNGSPLKQRAKLLSVLLRPEIDIQAMKESIPKLDEFLEVYDNEEIAQSEIQMKYKTYIEKEREFVEKVARLENINIPERVDYEGIASLSNEAREKLKKIRPGSIGQATRISGVSPADVSILLVHLGR from the coding sequence ATGCTAGATAATTACGACATAATAGTAGTAGGGGGAGGACACGCTGGCGCAGAAGCAGCAGCAGCCGCAGCAAACCTTGGGGCAAAAACGCTTTTGATTACCCTTAATATGCAGAATATTGCACAAATGTCCTGCAATCCGGCAATGGGCGGAGTGGCAAAAGGCCAAGTGGTTAGAGAAATAGATGCCCTTGGAGGGTATTCAGGGATTGTAGCTGACAAGTCTGCAATTCAGTTCAGAATGCTTAACCGCTCAAAAGGGCCAGCAATGTGGAGCCCAAGAACACAAAACGATAGAACATTGTTTACAATCGAATGGAGAAAGATTCTGGAAAGCCTTCCAAATTTGGATTTTTGGCAAGACATGGTTGTTGATGTAATTGTTAAGGGGGATAGGGTAATTGGTGTAAAAACGCAAATGGGTTTGGAAATATTTTCCAAAGCAGTTGTACTTTCCAATGGTACGTTTTTGAATGGAAAAATTCACATTGGAAGCAACCAGCAAAGTGGTGGCCGAATAGGAGAGTTTGCATCTATTGGTCTTTCTGAGAAAATTCATGACTTTGGTTTTGAAATGGGACGAATGAAAACAGGAACCCCTGTTCGTGTTGATGGAAGATCTATTGACTTTTCAAAACTGGAAGAACAGGGTGGTGACGAAAATCCGGGTAAATTTTCATATTCAAACAGCACCTCACCACTGACAAAGCAAAGAAGCTGCTTTATAGCCTATACAAACGAAGAATCACACGATGCCCTCAGAAGTGGATTTGGCGAATCCCCTATGTTTACAGACAGGATAAAAGGGGTCGGACCGCGCTACTGTCCATCAATTGAAGATAAAATTAATCGATTTACCGACAGAAACAGACACCAATTGTTTGTGGAGCCCGAAGGCTGGGATACCATTGAATACTATATTAATGGCTTTTCATCCTCCCTTCCAGACCATATACAGTTGAAAGCACTTAGGCTGGTTGAGGGTTTTGAAAATGCGAAAATATTCAGGCCAGGTTATGCCATTGAATATGACTATTTCGCCCCCACTCAGCTGAAAAACACGCTGGAGTCGAAAATAATTGAGAATTTGTACTTCACGGGGCAAATAAACGGGACAACAGGATATGAAGAAGCTGCCGCACAAGGCTTGATGGCTGGAATAAATGCCGCTTTAAAAATAAAGGATGAGGGCCCTTTTGTTTTAGGCCGGTCGGAAGCATATATTGGCGTATTGATTGATGACCTGGTTACCAAAGGAACAGAAGAGCCATACAGGCTATTTACCTCTAGGGCGGAATTCAGAATCCTACTACGTCAGGATAATGCAGACATAAGGCTAACGAAAAGATCAAATCAGATAGGGCTCGCAAGTAATGATAGCCTCGAAAGGGTTTTGAAAAAGGAAAAAAGTGTCGATAGTATAAAAGCATTTTTTACAGAGCAAGGAGCGTCTTTGGAAGAGCTTAACAGTGCAATAATTAATAGGAACGGAAGCCCACTTAAGCAGAGGGCAAAATTGTTATCAGTTTTGTTGCGCCCTGAGATTGACATTCAAGCAATGAAAGAATCAATTCCCAAGCTTGATGAGTTTTTAGAAGTGTATGATAATGAGGAGATAGCGCAATCTGAAATACAAATGAAGTACAAAACGTATATAGAGAAGGAAAGAGAGTTTGTAGAGAAAGTTGCTCGACTTGAAAATATTAATATCCCCGAAAGGGTTGATTATGAGGGGATTGCATCGTTGTCGAATGAGGCGCGTGAAAAACTAAAGAAGATTCGCCCAGGCTCAATCGGTCAAGCAACTCGAATAAGTGGTGTTTCTCCTGCGGATGTTTCTATTTTACTGGTACATTTGGGTAGATAA
- the ybeY gene encoding rRNA maturation RNase YbeY: protein MIRLIGKQNEKLQDNLLAVINMIVKKYNKSYKYININLLDDEELLNINTKYLHKDDLTDTISFNYSENLDIIEGDLYISTDRIKENARNIGVDEANELNRVIIHGVLHLCGENDYTSQEKTNMTHLENKFLGMMVSRGT from the coding sequence ATGATCAGGCTAATAGGCAAGCAAAATGAAAAGTTGCAGGACAACTTATTGGCTGTAATTAATATGATAGTTAAAAAATATAATAAAAGCTATAAGTATATAAATATCAATTTATTAGATGATGAAGAGTTGTTAAATATAAATACAAAATATTTACACAAAGATGACCTAACCGACACGATTTCTTTTAACTATTCTGAGAATCTGGATATTATTGAAGGCGATCTTTATATCAGTACCGATCGTATAAAGGAAAACGCGCGAAACATTGGAGTTGATGAGGCAAACGAGTTAAATCGCGTGATTATTCATGGTGTATTACATCTTTGCGGTGAAAATGATTATACAAGTCAAGAAAAAACAAACATGACCCATTTAGAGAACAAGTTTCTAGGAATGATGGTTTCACGTGGAACATAG
- a CDS encoding T9SS type B sorting domain-containing protein — protein sequence MSLGKIKYFIVVVMLISNIKLAKAIYIERVCLDKNNDITIIWSKPLPPCDAFIHYRIYGRENSSSAFLLLKEIADYNITQHVEVNAGATSNEWDYYIEYKYNCGGEKKETSKIVGVDKESPKIIQIDSLSVVNGFATIGWTKSGSTDTKGYIVYYVDGNDQNIQIGYLNSRDSTFFIDSLTGDSKSKTEQYRIVAIDSCDNFSSISFGHKSVFLDANQDSCKREISLSWSHYSAWGEAFRRYEILLSKEGGTYKVVSSLPGNALNFVLTGLENETNYSIIIRARNINKSLTASSNARNLKTNFVESPSYVYLSNVNVVDDKIVIDWTTEASNDIMEFKIYKGEFSRAASLYKTIAYNSNTESYVDDNVDVNKTVYNYQVAVIDLCGTEVAKSNTAKNIVLLKDDNDDGSILSWNRYTGWNAGLEKQLLYVEVDEEWSVEAELGKVVSNFASGLRVQEMKGYEKCFYIEDHENDGNMYGFKETSKSNIVCLTGALLAFWPNTFTPSSGYLANEIFAPKGMLINLAESEMTIYSRWGEEIFYSKGIENGWDGTINGNIAPVGTYYYHAILMGKNGEHEKFTSTIQLLR from the coding sequence ATGAGTTTAGGCAAAATTAAATATTTTATTGTTGTAGTAATGCTGATTTCGAATATCAAATTAGCAAAGGCTATTTACATTGAAAGAGTTTGTTTAGACAAAAACAATGACATTACTATTATATGGAGCAAACCCCTTCCTCCATGCGATGCTTTTATACACTATAGAATATATGGTAGAGAAAACAGCAGCAGCGCTTTTTTATTATTGAAAGAAATTGCCGACTATAATATAACTCAACATGTAGAAGTTAATGCAGGAGCGACTTCAAATGAGTGGGACTACTATATAGAGTATAAATATAATTGTGGAGGAGAAAAGAAAGAGACATCTAAAATAGTAGGGGTTGATAAAGAGTCTCCTAAAATAATTCAGATTGATAGCCTCAGCGTAGTAAACGGATTCGCTACTATTGGATGGACAAAAAGCGGATCGACCGACACCAAGGGCTATATTGTTTATTATGTAGATGGAAATGATCAGAATATACAAATTGGTTATTTAAATAGTCGCGACAGCACTTTTTTTATTGACTCCTTAACTGGAGATTCAAAAAGCAAAACAGAGCAGTATCGAATTGTAGCGATAGATAGTTGTGATAATTTTTCTTCCATTTCGTTTGGGCATAAATCCGTTTTTTTGGATGCAAATCAGGATAGCTGTAAACGGGAGATTAGCCTGAGTTGGAGCCATTATTCAGCATGGGGAGAAGCGTTTCGAAGATACGAGATATTGCTAAGCAAAGAAGGAGGAACCTATAAAGTAGTTAGCAGCCTTCCAGGAAATGCATTAAACTTTGTTTTAACAGGATTAGAAAACGAAACCAATTATTCCATTATCATAAGAGCCAGAAACATTAATAAAAGTTTAACGGCAAGCTCTAATGCGAGAAATTTGAAAACCAATTTTGTAGAGAGCCCATCCTATGTTTACCTAAGCAATGTAAATGTTGTGGATGATAAGATTGTCATTGATTGGACTACCGAAGCCTCTAACGATATCATGGAATTCAAAATTTACAAAGGAGAGTTTAGCAGGGCTGCCAGTTTGTATAAAACGATTGCATATAATTCAAATACAGAAAGTTATGTAGATGATAATGTTGATGTAAACAAAACTGTTTATAACTATCAGGTAGCTGTAATCGACCTATGCGGAACTGAGGTTGCCAAGTCAAATACTGCGAAAAATATAGTACTCTTAAAAGACGATAACGATGACGGAAGCATATTAAGCTGGAATAGATATACAGGCTGGAATGCAGGCCTGGAAAAGCAATTATTATATGTGGAGGTTGATGAGGAGTGGAGTGTGGAAGCAGAGTTGGGTAAAGTTGTTAGTAATTTTGCCAGCGGATTAAGGGTTCAGGAAATGAAAGGTTATGAAAAATGCTTTTATATTGAGGATCATGAAAATGACGGCAACATGTATGGTTTCAAGGAAACAAGCAAGTCAAATATTGTCTGTTTAACAGGCGCCTTGCTTGCTTTTTGGCCAAATACATTTACCCCCAGTTCGGGCTATTTGGCAAATGAAATATTTGCACCAAAAGGCATGCTTATTAATTTAGCCGAATCTGAAATGACCATTTACAGTCGGTGGGGTGAAGAAATTTTTTACAGCAAAGGAATTGAGAATGGCTGGGACGGTACTATTAATGGCAACATTGCTCCGGTTGGAACCTATTATTATCATGCAATATTGATGGGAAAGAATGGAGAACATGAAAAGTTTACCTCAACAATTCAACTTTTAAGATAA
- a CDS encoding rRNA pseudouridine synthase, which produces MNSKKEQKANTEIRLNKYIASCGICSRRKADEHIANGSVKVNGKVIKELGFKVTTQDNVSVNNQKIQSEYKVYVLLNKPKDTVTTTHDPQNRKTVMDYVSLEKDVRIFPVGRLDRNTTGVLLLTNDGNLSYSLTHPSKQIKKTYQAQLDKPLSPEDLQELMSGVMVDDEKCFFDSIHILESSLLKKVEVVLHSGKYHIVKRMFESINYKVRYLDRISFAGIGKSKLKRGDWRYLTPYEIEKLKTR; this is translated from the coding sequence ATGAATTCAAAAAAAGAACAAAAAGCAAACACCGAAATTCGATTAAACAAATATATAGCCAGTTGTGGTATTTGCTCCAGACGTAAGGCCGATGAACACATTGCTAATGGATCTGTAAAAGTCAATGGCAAAGTTATTAAAGAGCTTGGTTTTAAAGTAACTACGCAGGATAATGTTTCTGTTAATAATCAAAAAATACAATCGGAATATAAAGTATATGTGCTTCTAAACAAGCCCAAAGATACCGTAACAACAACCCATGATCCTCAAAACCGAAAAACCGTAATGGATTATGTTTCGCTTGAAAAAGATGTGCGTATTTTTCCTGTAGGTAGGCTCGACAGAAACACTACAGGTGTTTTGCTTCTTACCAATGATGGAAACCTCTCTTATTCATTAACCCATCCCTCTAAACAAATTAAGAAAACCTATCAGGCACAGCTCGACAAACCACTTTCTCCTGAAGATTTACAAGAACTAATGTCGGGAGTGATGGTTGATGATGAAAAATGCTTTTTCGATTCCATTCATATTTTAGAAAGCTCACTTCTTAAAAAAGTCGAAGTTGTGCTTCATTCCGGCAAATATCACATTGTTAAAAGAATGTTTGAATCTATTAATTACAAGGTTCGATATTTGGATAGAATATCCTTTGCTGGGATAGGAAAATCCAAGCTTAAAAGGGGTGACTGGCGATATCTTACACCTTATGAAATTGAAAAGCTAAAAACCCGATAA